In the Chryseobacterium sp. MYb264 genome, one interval contains:
- a CDS encoding SDR family NAD(P)-dependent oxidoreductase — protein sequence MKNLTIIGLTPFEKTDVDLTQKLHKAGAFPVLSLGHELKIAQEALSQLDQTDIPSYGISLTCESLASVQISKKVQFAIAPFGFSMATPENLPIIYQITSFEDALQAEQSGAAGIIIKGNESGGYVGYESTFILFQRIIKEIQSIPVWIQGGIGLHTAAAATGLGAAGIILDSQLALFPESSVPKELKDLCSKLNGTETKIIASHRVLVRPNSPALPENITAKELKTYFTTLDIVSSYIPMGQDISLAIDLYEDFKTLKKLIFGFKEAMYGHLKQAKALQVIDQENILAKELGLKYPIAQGPMTRVSDVPSFANSVAEAGALPFVALSLLKGQQAKSLVMDTKKLAKNKPWGVGILGFAPQELREEQTSYILEAKPPVVLIAGGRPAQAKIFEKAGITTFLHVPSPALLDIFLKEGAKNFIFEGRECGGHVGPLSSMVLWEKQIERILKEDHPENISVFFAGGIHNDFSTAFVSIMAAPLAARGVKVGVLMGTAYLYTQEAVECGAIQKEFQLQAMQAKETVLLETAPGHETRCLDTAFAQHFNNEKAKLLEAGTDKKEVWEKLEKLNVGRLRIAAKGVERQGDHLVTIPKEDQLDLGMYMIGQVATMHDKVISMADLHKNVAVENFNYIQNASLPEEPVSTEKPLDVAIIGMECIFPGAKNLEEYWKNIILGKDSVTEVPDERWNKDLYYKPDSNEADVSHSKWGGFIPKIDFDPLAFGIPPQSLAAIEPTQLLTLLVAKRAMDDAGYAEKHVNRENISVIIGAEGGNDLANSYSFRGFYKQVFGELHEEVKEAFPHTTEDSFPGILANVIAGRITNRLDLGGRNFTVDAACASSLAAIDLACQELALGKSDMVLAGGADLHNGVNDYLMFSSTHALSRKGRCATFDSDADGIALGEGIAILVLKRYEDAVRDGDRIYSVIKGVGGSSDGKALGLTAPRKIGQVRALERAYTQAGISPASVGLVEAHGTGTVVGDKTELSALTNLFSRSGALPGQTHLGSVKTQIGHTKCAAGLAGLIKASLAVFHGVKPPTLHLKQPNAYYNSQTSPFAFYAESGLWSEKNRYAGISAFGFGGTNFHTVIANHPQQDESVAAMQSWPSELFVFRGDTYDEAKNQINQIKSLLEINDTIALKDIAYSLAIHSEKQVQVSIVADSTEDLINKIELVLVGIETKDTFTVNKKDGKVAFLFPGQGSQRINMARDLFVVFPEMRKLLKNYPELEKVVFPSATFNEKDLKQQKETIKDTRLAQPLLGIVDLALAKFLQSIGINPDMLAGHSYGELPALCFAGVFEEEKLVDLSIKRAHSILDSVENGDPGTMVAVSGNFERIQPILTQVEGCYPVNYNAPTQCVVAGSTEAITKLMEVLKQNGISAKKLEVACAFHSPLVAKSKDLYREVLEDVTFEEMQVPVWSNTTAEIYPTKASEIKERLTDHLVQPVKYVEEIQAMYNDGARIFIEVGPGKVLTGLTNSCLDKDQLTLFAEDSNRNKITHLLCMLAQYLGTGRNFNIEKLFEGRHTQIIQLDQPDLYKKNPAIWRVNGQTAHPTTGNLPANGALPIINPLQMNNFTNNPTPVENQPAAERMLQEYLNSMKMMIQAQRDVMLSFLGQNPQVNQAPIYTQPVQIPVNTQAPAISSPINDGAEKAVIVATKQAPVKDIKTLLLNVVSEKTGYPHEMLGMEMDLEADLSIDSIKRVEIIGTLKSELGSFSGNNVNEDTIMEQLASIKTLSGLVSWLTEYSGNSVASEAKASTETSTQITQNQSHSFSLEELQTAILNIVSEKTGYPKEMLGLDLDMEADLSIDSIKRMEIIGDLKSKIGFGQDLEQADDLMEKLAAIKTLNGLASWIHEMSGASTPETVVNVAANNLSRLRFDLTPTEISLPQNTDILQGKRFAITQDNNVQTAAIKAELEKHGAIAELVETDKDLTNFDGLIILDLFSSAEKQSIIDHVDLIKKMDLDKAKWVYLISDIPAHIQELTDTTLLRHYKGHPGLFKSLAREFEKTTCRLISLSTPQETDQITDIVLKEILSTDKPAEIIYKNNKRHKIDIIPSPLSNSLQEAHINLDKESVVLVLGGAQGITSELTKHMSHAYPCNYILVGRSKDPRNEVSEFKELEMLKTKEEIRAFLIKTGKFTSPSDIEKETVRTFKNNQILATIRDMEKLGNTIVYQSLDLCDEDGLSDLINNIYEKYNRLDGVIHGAGLLEDKLFKQKTTTSFGRVFDTKVKPLRVLAEKLRTDCQFVVLFSSIASVYGNKGQTDYAAANSVLDDYANALNKKLKGKVISINWGPWKGAGMVSSSLESEYERRGISLIPLDQGKEIFMNEIKYGTESQVLIMSGNNW from the coding sequence ATGAAAAACTTGACCATTATCGGGTTAACTCCGTTTGAAAAAACAGATGTTGATCTAACTCAAAAATTGCATAAGGCAGGAGCCTTTCCGGTCTTAAGCTTAGGACATGAATTAAAAATTGCACAGGAAGCACTGAGTCAACTTGATCAGACCGACATCCCTTCTTATGGTATCTCCCTTACCTGTGAAAGTCTGGCTTCAGTTCAGATCTCTAAAAAAGTACAGTTCGCGATTGCACCGTTTGGTTTTTCTATGGCCACTCCGGAAAACTTACCGATTATCTACCAGATAACCAGCTTTGAAGACGCTTTACAAGCGGAACAATCAGGAGCCGCGGGCATCATCATAAAAGGAAACGAATCCGGGGGATACGTAGGATACGAGTCAACCTTTATATTATTTCAAAGGATTATTAAAGAAATACAATCCATTCCTGTCTGGATTCAGGGTGGAATCGGGCTTCATACAGCTGCTGCTGCAACCGGTTTAGGGGCAGCAGGAATTATCCTGGACAGCCAACTGGCTTTATTCCCGGAAAGCTCCGTTCCAAAAGAATTAAAAGATCTCTGTTCAAAATTAAACGGAACAGAAACCAAAATTATTGCCAGCCACCGTGTACTGGTAAGACCAAACTCTCCTGCTCTACCCGAAAATATAACCGCAAAAGAGCTCAAAACATACTTTACGACTCTTGATATCGTTAGCAGCTATATCCCTATGGGACAAGATATTTCTTTAGCGATTGATTTGTATGAAGATTTCAAAACCTTAAAAAAATTGATCTTTGGTTTTAAAGAAGCCATGTACGGTCACCTGAAGCAGGCAAAAGCTCTTCAGGTAATTGATCAGGAAAATATTTTAGCGAAAGAACTGGGATTAAAATATCCTATTGCACAAGGCCCGATGACCCGTGTAAGCGATGTACCTTCCTTTGCTAATTCTGTTGCAGAAGCCGGAGCATTGCCTTTCGTTGCTCTATCTCTGTTAAAAGGGCAACAGGCAAAATCTTTGGTAATGGATACCAAAAAACTTGCCAAAAACAAACCTTGGGGTGTCGGTATTTTAGGATTCGCACCACAGGAATTAAGAGAAGAACAAACCTCTTATATTTTAGAAGCAAAACCTCCCGTTGTATTAATCGCCGGAGGAAGACCTGCTCAGGCAAAAATCTTCGAAAAAGCCGGAATCACCACGTTTTTACACGTGCCGTCTCCCGCTCTTTTGGATATTTTCCTGAAAGAAGGTGCTAAAAATTTCATCTTCGAAGGACGCGAATGTGGCGGTCATGTGGGCCCGCTGTCGAGCATGGTTCTTTGGGAAAAACAAATTGAAAGAATTTTAAAAGAAGACCATCCTGAAAACATCAGCGTATTTTTCGCAGGTGGAATTCATAATGATTTTTCTACGGCATTTGTTTCCATCATGGCGGCTCCATTAGCTGCAAGAGGCGTGAAAGTCGGAGTTTTGATGGGAACAGCCTATTTGTACACTCAGGAAGCTGTAGAATGCGGAGCTATTCAGAAAGAATTCCAGTTACAGGCGATGCAGGCAAAAGAAACGGTGTTGCTGGAAACGGCTCCCGGACACGAAACACGTTGTTTAGATACTGCTTTTGCTCAACATTTTAATAATGAAAAAGCAAAATTATTAGAAGCAGGAACCGATAAAAAAGAAGTTTGGGAAAAGCTTGAAAAATTAAATGTCGGTCGTTTAAGAATTGCCGCAAAAGGCGTGGAACGTCAAGGTGATCATTTAGTTACGATTCCTAAAGAAGATCAGTTGGATTTAGGAATGTATATGATCGGACAGGTTGCTACAATGCATGACAAGGTGATTTCAATGGCTGATCTTCATAAAAATGTTGCCGTTGAAAATTTTAATTATATTCAAAATGCTAGCTTACCGGAAGAACCGGTTTCCACAGAAAAACCTCTTGATGTTGCCATTATCGGGATGGAATGTATTTTCCCGGGCGCAAAAAATTTAGAGGAATATTGGAAAAATATTATTTTAGGAAAAGACAGCGTAACAGAAGTTCCGGACGAAAGATGGAATAAAGATTTGTATTACAAACCGGATTCCAATGAAGCCGATGTTTCCCACTCAAAATGGGGCGGATTTATCCCTAAAATTGATTTCGATCCTTTAGCATTCGGAATTCCGCCACAATCTCTTGCTGCTATTGAACCCACTCAGTTATTGACTTTATTGGTAGCAAAACGCGCAATGGACGATGCCGGTTATGCCGAAAAACACGTTAACAGAGAAAATATTTCCGTCATTATCGGAGCGGAAGGCGGTAATGATTTGGCGAACAGTTACAGCTTCAGAGGATTTTACAAACAGGTTTTCGGAGAACTTCATGAAGAAGTAAAAGAAGCCTTCCCACATACAACAGAAGATTCTTTCCCAGGGATTTTAGCGAATGTTATCGCAGGAAGAATCACCAACCGTCTGGATTTAGGCGGAAGAAATTTCACCGTAGATGCAGCTTGTGCTTCGTCTTTGGCGGCAATTGATCTGGCTTGTCAGGAACTCGCTTTAGGAAAATCAGATATGGTACTTGCCGGAGGTGCAGATTTGCATAACGGAGTTAATGATTATCTGATGTTTTCGAGCACACACGCGCTTTCCAGAAAAGGAAGATGCGCAACTTTCGACAGTGACGCCGACGGAATTGCCCTTGGCGAAGGAATCGCTATTTTGGTATTAAAAAGATATGAAGACGCTGTTCGTGACGGCGATCGTATCTACTCTGTCATTAAAGGAGTTGGAGGATCGAGTGATGGTAAAGCTTTAGGTCTTACCGCACCTCGAAAAATCGGTCAGGTTCGTGCTTTGGAACGTGCGTATACACAAGCCGGAATCAGTCCTGCATCGGTTGGATTGGTTGAAGCTCACGGAACCGGAACGGTCGTTGGTGACAAGACGGAACTGAGCGCTTTGACGAATTTATTCAGTCGTTCGGGAGCTTTGCCGGGACAAACGCATTTAGGTTCGGTAAAAACTCAGATCGGGCACACCAAATGTGCAGCTGGATTGGCTGGATTGATTAAAGCTTCTCTGGCAGTTTTTCATGGTGTAAAACCTCCTACCCTTCACTTAAAACAACCGAATGCTTATTATAATTCTCAAACCAGTCCGTTTGCTTTTTATGCGGAAAGTGGCTTATGGAGTGAGAAAAACCGTTATGCAGGAATCAGTGCGTTTGGTTTTGGTGGAACAAATTTCCACACGGTTATTGCAAATCACCCTCAACAGGACGAATCTGTAGCGGCAATGCAGTCGTGGCCGTCGGAATTATTTGTGTTCCGTGGAGATACGTATGATGAAGCGAAAAATCAAATCAATCAGATTAAATCTTTACTTGAAATAAATGATACGATTGCATTAAAAGATATTGCTTACAGTTTAGCTATTCATTCAGAAAAACAGGTTCAGGTAAGCATCGTTGCCGATTCTACGGAAGATTTAATTAATAAAATTGAATTGGTTCTTGTAGGAATTGAAACAAAAGATACTTTCACCGTAAATAAAAAAGACGGAAAAGTAGCGTTTTTATTCCCTGGACAAGGCAGCCAGAGAATCAATATGGCTCGTGATCTTTTCGTGGTTTTCCCTGAAATGAGAAAGCTTCTGAAAAATTATCCTGAACTTGAAAAAGTGGTTTTCCCTTCCGCAACTTTTAACGAAAAAGATCTAAAACAACAAAAAGAAACCATCAAAGATACCCGGTTGGCACAACCTTTATTAGGAATTGTTGATCTTGCTTTGGCTAAATTTTTACAGTCAATCGGCATCAACCCTGATATGTTGGCGGGGCACAGCTACGGAGAATTACCGGCGCTTTGTTTTGCAGGCGTTTTTGAGGAAGAAAAACTGGTTGATTTAAGTATCAAAAGAGCCCATTCTATCTTGGATTCTGTTGAAAACGGAGATCCGGGAACCATGGTTGCCGTAAGCGGAAATTTTGAAAGAATACAACCTATTTTAACTCAGGTAGAAGGTTGTTATCCAGTAAATTACAATGCACCAACTCAATGTGTGGTAGCAGGAAGCACTGAAGCGATCACTAAACTAATGGAGGTTCTGAAACAAAACGGAATTTCTGCTAAAAAGCTTGAAGTTGCCTGCGCATTCCACAGTCCGTTGGTAGCAAAATCGAAAGATCTTTATCGTGAAGTTTTAGAAGATGTGACTTTTGAGGAAATGCAGGTTCCGGTTTGGTCGAATACGACAGCTGAAATTTATCCTACAAAAGCTTCAGAAATAAAAGAAAGATTAACCGATCATTTGGTTCAGCCTGTAAAATATGTTGAAGAAATTCAGGCAATGTATAATGACGGAGCTAGAATTTTCATCGAAGTTGGTCCCGGAAAAGTACTGACCGGATTAACGAATTCTTGTTTAGACAAAGATCAACTAACCCTTTTCGCAGAAGACAGCAACCGCAACAAAATCACGCACCTGCTTTGTATGTTGGCGCAATATCTGGGAACTGGACGCAATTTTAATATTGAAAAACTTTTCGAAGGTCGTCATACACAAATCATCCAACTCGATCAACCCGATCTTTATAAGAAAAACCCTGCCATCTGGCGTGTAAACGGACAAACCGCTCATCCTACGACGGGCAATCTTCCGGCTAACGGGGCTTTACCAATTATAAATCCACTTCAAATGAACAACTTTACCAATAACCCGACTCCTGTTGAAAATCAACCTGCTGCAGAACGTATGCTTCAGGAATATTTAAACAGTATGAAAATGATGATTCAGGCGCAACGTGATGTAATGCTTTCCTTTTTGGGACAAAATCCACAGGTAAATCAGGCGCCAATTTATACCCAACCCGTTCAGATTCCTGTCAATACTCAGGCTCCTGCTATTTCTTCACCAATCAATGATGGTGCTGAAAAAGCGGTGATCGTTGCCACAAAACAGGCTCCTGTAAAAGATATTAAAACATTATTATTAAATGTTGTCAGCGAAAAAACAGGCTATCCTCACGAAATGTTAGGTATGGAAATGGATCTTGAAGCCGATTTAAGTATCGATTCCATCAAAAGAGTGGAGATTATAGGAACATTGAAAAGCGAATTGGGTTCATTCTCAGGAAATAACGTGAACGAAGACACGATTATGGAACAATTAGCTTCGATTAAAACATTAAGCGGATTGGTTTCTTGGTTAACAGAATACAGCGGAAATTCTGTTGCATCAGAAGCGAAAGCATCAACAGAAACCTCAACTCAAATAACTCAAAATCAGTCCCATTCATTTTCATTAGAAGAGCTTCAAACGGCAATTTTAAATATTGTAAGTGAAAAAACAGGCTATCCAAAAGAAATGTTAGGATTGGATCTTGATATGGAAGCAGATTTAAGCATCGATTCCATCAAAAGAATGGAAATTATCGGTGATTTAAAATCAAAAATAGGTTTCGGTCAGGACTTGGAACAGGCTGATGATTTAATGGAAAAATTAGCAGCCATCAAAACACTGAACGGATTGGCAAGCTGGATTCACGAAATGAGCGGCGCAAGCACTCCTGAAACTGTTGTGAATGTTGCAGCGAATAATTTATCACGTCTTCGTTTTGACTTAACGCCAACTGAAATTTCCCTGCCTCAAAACACAGATATTTTACAGGGAAAACGTTTCGCCATCACTCAGGATAACAACGTACAAACCGCTGCCATTAAAGCTGAACTTGAAAAGCACGGCGCGATTGCAGAATTGGTAGAAACAGATAAAGATTTAACCAATTTTGATGGATTAATCATCCTTGATTTATTCTCTTCAGCGGAAAAACAAAGCATTATCGATCATGTCGATTTGATTAAAAAAATGGATCTTGATAAGGCAAAATGGGTCTATTTAATTTCAGATATTCCGGCTCATATTCAGGAATTGACGGACACTACTCTATTGCGTCATTACAAAGGTCACCCGGGACTTTTCAAAAGTCTTGCCCGCGAATTTGAAAAGACAACTTGTCGGTTAATCAGCTTGAGCACTCCGCAGGAAACAGATCAGATCACTGATATTGTTTTAAAGGAAATTTTATCAACCGACAAACCCGCTGAGATCATTTATAAAAATAACAAAAGGCATAAGATAGACATTATTCCGTCGCCATTATCGAACAGTCTTCAGGAGGCACATATTAATTTAGATAAAGAATCTGTGGTGCTGGTTTTAGGTGGCGCTCAGGGAATTACATCGGAATTAACGAAACACATGTCACACGCTTATCCATGTAACTATATTTTGGTAGGTCGTTCAAAAGATCCGAGAAATGAAGTTTCTGAATTTAAAGAGCTTGAAATGCTGAAAACGAAGGAAGAAATCAGAGCTTTCCTTATTAAAACAGGAAAATTCACTTCGCCTTCTGATATTGAAAAAGAAACGGTAAGAACGTTTAAAAACAATCAGATTTTAGCTACGATTCGTGATATGGAAAAGTTGGGTAATACCATTGTTTACCAATCTTTAGACCTTTGCGATGAGGATGGATTATCAGATTTAATTAATAATATCTACGAAAAATACAACCGTTTAGACGGTGTGATTCACGGAGCCGGATTGTTGGAAGATAAATTATTCAAACAAAAAACAACCACTTCTTTCGGACGTGTTTTCGATACCAAAGTAAAACCACTTCGTGTTTTGGCTGAAAAACTTCGTACCGATTGTCAGTTTGTGGTATTATTTTCAAGTATTGCTTCGGTATACGGAAATAAAGGACAAACGGATTATGCCGCAGCCAACAGCGTTTTGGATGATTACGCCAATGCTTTAAATAAAAAATTAAAAGGAAAAGTAATTTCCATCAACTGGGGTCCGTGGAAAGGCGCAGGAATGGTTTCATCCTCTTTGGAATCTGAATACGAAAGAAGAGGAATATCTCTCATTCCATTAGATCAAGGAAAGGAAATTTTCATGAATGAAATAAAATACGGAACAGAAAGTCAGGTATTGATCATGTCCGGAAATAACTGGTAA
- a CDS encoding alpha/beta fold hydrolase, with amino-acid sequence MSTLTLKDGTEIFYKDQGEGPVLMFHHGWPLSSDDWDAQVIFFLQKGYRVITHDRRGHGRSSQNIYGHNIEQYASDAAELVEFLDLKDVIHIGHSTGGGEVIRYVNKYSKGRAKKAVLISAVPPIMVKNESNPDGVPIEVFDNIRDQTLNNRQQFYIDLTFPFYGYNREGANVKEGIQRNWWRQGMMGGIVAHYEGIKAFSETDFREDLQAVDIPVLVLHGEDDQIVPYENAGVKSAKLLKNGKLITYPGFPHGMPTTEAATINKDILEFIQS; translated from the coding sequence ATGAGTACACTTACATTAAAAGACGGAACAGAAATTTTCTACAAAGATCAAGGAGAAGGACCAGTATTGATGTTTCACCACGGATGGCCTTTATCATCTGACGATTGGGATGCACAGGTAATTTTCTTTTTACAGAAAGGTTACAGAGTGATCACCCATGACAGAAGAGGTCACGGGAGATCCAGCCAGAATATTTATGGTCACAACATCGAGCAATATGCTTCTGATGCAGCAGAATTGGTAGAATTTCTTGATCTGAAAGATGTTATTCACATCGGTCACTCAACAGGAGGTGGAGAAGTGATTCGCTATGTAAACAAATATTCTAAAGGCAGAGCTAAAAAAGCAGTTTTAATCAGCGCAGTTCCGCCGATTATGGTAAAAAATGAAAGCAATCCTGATGGAGTTCCAATTGAAGTTTTCGACAACATCAGAGATCAGACGTTAAACAACAGACAGCAGTTTTATATTGACCTTACTTTTCCTTTCTATGGGTATAACAGAGAAGGTGCGAACGTAAAAGAAGGCATCCAGAGAAACTGGTGGAGACAGGGAATGATGGGTGGAATCGTGGCTCATTATGAAGGAATTAAAGCATTTTCTGAGACTGATTTCAGAGAAGATCTACAGGCAGTTGATATTCCTGTATTGGTGTTGCACGGTGAAGATGACCAGATTGTTCCTTACGAAAATGCTGGTGTAAAATCTGCTAAATTATTGAAAAACGGAAAACTAATCACCTATCCTGGTTTTCCACACGGAATGCCGACTACGGAAGCAGCAACAATTAATAAAGATATCCTGGAATTTATCCAGTCTTAA
- a CDS encoding DsbA family protein, protein MSLKPSVSSTDHIQGNPDADLTIVEYGDYQCPYCGAAYPILKEMMRTFGTQIRFVFRNFPLSEMHQYARPAALAAEAAALQGKFWEMHDAIYENQEYLNENFLYELAEQLNLDMLQFKKDIQNPELSDKIDSDFQSGVLSGVNGTPTFYINGNHFNGSATDLLQLVSENAG, encoded by the coding sequence ATGTCACTAAAACCATCTGTCAGTTCAACTGACCATATTCAGGGCAATCCCGATGCGGATCTTACCATTGTGGAATACGGGGATTATCAATGTCCTTACTGTGGAGCGGCCTATCCTATATTAAAAGAGATGATGAGAACATTCGGAACACAGATCCGATTTGTTTTCAGAAATTTTCCGCTTTCTGAAATGCATCAATACGCCAGACCTGCCGCTTTGGCAGCAGAAGCCGCGGCTTTACAGGGAAAATTCTGGGAAATGCACGATGCTATTTATGAGAATCAGGAATATTTAAATGAAAATTTCCTTTATGAATTGGCGGAACAATTAAATTTAGATATGCTTCAATTTAAAAAAGATATTCAAAACCCAGAATTATCGGATAAAATAGATTCAGATTTCCAAAGCGGAGTATTGAGCGGAGTAAATGGGACGCCTACTTTTTATATCAACGGTAATCATTTCAACGGCAGTGCAACCGATTTACTTCAACTGGTAAGCGAAAATGCTGGGTGA
- a CDS encoding YoaK family protein encodes MSPETKASMSPEQIELHERLAILLAFVAGYMDATGIIKWKTYVSFMSGNTTQLGTSIYSEKWGIIITSATVISCFLLGIYSGTCLALWKKIRIKTLSFFIVAGILMVYSVGSYFYEITSLLSIGIMGFSMGIMNTIVTSVGNLKVNTDFVTGTLNSLAKNAALFSMSNDKEERKVYRDNAIHLLLLWTGFVSGAIVLTIVISPFGNWILIFPASLLLISAVWIKNSKIIL; translated from the coding sequence TTGTCTCCCGAAACAAAGGCTTCCATGTCGCCTGAGCAAATTGAGCTGCATGAAAGACTGGCTATCCTACTCGCCTTCGTGGCGGGATATATGGATGCCACAGGAATTATAAAATGGAAAACGTATGTGTCTTTTATGAGCGGAAATACGACGCAGTTGGGCACATCGATTTATTCGGAAAAATGGGGAATTATAATAACTTCAGCAACGGTCATCAGTTGTTTTTTATTGGGAATTTATTCCGGAACCTGTTTAGCGTTATGGAAAAAAATCCGGATTAAAACTTTATCTTTTTTTATTGTTGCAGGTATCTTGATGGTTTATTCAGTCGGTTCTTATTTTTATGAAATTACCAGCCTGCTTTCTATCGGCATCATGGGGTTTTCTATGGGAATCATGAATACGATCGTGACCTCCGTCGGCAATCTAAAAGTGAATACCGATTTTGTAACCGGAACGCTTAACAGTTTAGCAAAAAATGCAGCTTTATTCAGCATGAGCAACGATAAAGAAGAAAGAAAAGTATATAGAGACAATGCCATTCATTTATTGCTTTTATGGACAGGTTTTGTGTCCGGAGCTATTGTACTGACGATCGTAATATCTCCTTTTGGAAACTGGATTTTGATATTTCCTGCTTCATTACTGCTTATCAGCGCGGTATGGATTAAAAATTCAAAGATTATACTTTAA
- a CDS encoding cupin domain-containing protein, whose product MNTEKLSFRYELEKKEPRTNDGGTTRGASVKDFPASIGIAGVSMRLQPGSMRELHWHANAAEWAYVISGTVRTTIIHPDGHSYTDNFEPGDVWYFPKGYGHSIQATGTEECHFILIFDNGNFSEDHTFSVTDFVSCMPPEIVAQNLGLSLEEVAALPQKEAYFAAGPVPDELSSLATARPEESDIELTSLHRYPLHSQQPRIIPGGGLQRLVTSKEFPISTTMAGSVLELQPGALREMHWHPNADEWQYFISGQAEMSVFLAEGTVVTEQFNAGDVGYVPMGAGHYIKNTGDSVCKVLIGFNSGHYESIDLSEWLAGNPKDVVETNFALKEGEIEKFPSQKVFIQPKK is encoded by the coding sequence ATGAACACCGAAAAATTAAGCTTCAGATACGAGTTAGAGAAAAAAGAACCGCGTACCAATGATGGCGGAACCACAAGAGGAGCCTCTGTAAAAGATTTTCCAGCATCAATAGGCATTGCAGGAGTATCTATGAGATTGCAGCCGGGAAGCATGAGAGAATTGCACTGGCATGCCAACGCTGCAGAATGGGCGTATGTAATTTCCGGAACGGTACGTACAACGATCATCCATCCAGACGGACACAGCTATACTGATAATTTTGAACCGGGAGATGTGTGGTATTTTCCAAAAGGATATGGGCACTCTATTCAGGCTACAGGGACGGAAGAATGCCACTTCATTTTAATTTTTGACAATGGTAATTTTTCAGAAGATCATACCTTCAGCGTGACGGATTTTGTTTCGTGTATGCCTCCTGAAATTGTTGCCCAGAATTTAGGATTAAGCCTTGAAGAAGTAGCTGCTTTACCTCAAAAAGAAGCCTATTTCGCCGCCGGCCCGGTTCCAGACGAATTATCTTCTTTAGCAACAGCACGTCCTGAAGAATCTGATATTGAGCTGACAAGCCTTCACCGTTATCCGCTTCATTCTCAACAACCGAGAATTATTCCCGGAGGAGGTTTGCAAAGACTGGTAACGAGTAAAGAATTTCCGATCAGCACCACAATGGCGGGTTCTGTTTTAGAACTGCAACCCGGAGCATTAAGAGAAATGCACTGGCATCCCAACGCCGACGAATGGCAGTATTTTATCTCCGGACAGGCTGAAATGTCGGTATTTTTAGCAGAAGGAACGGTAGTTACAGAGCAATTCAATGCGGGAGATGTCGGATACGTGCCGATGGGAGCCGGACATTATATTAAAAATACGGGAGATAGCGTTTGTAAAGTCTTAATTGGCTTTAACAGCGGACATTATGAATCTATTGATCTAAGCGAGTGGTTAGCAGGAAATCCAAAAGATGTGGTGGAAACCAATTTTGCACTTAAAGAAGGGGAAATTGAGAAATTCCCTAGTCAGAAAGTATTTATTCAACCTAAAAAATAA
- a CDS encoding antibiotic biosynthesis monooxygenase gives MENQGASVVITHHVVDGKQKEYEQWLNEILPLSKGATGFIDLQIVRPIPTLTFSYTVIIRFDTIDHLRNWMESSDRKKLIDKAHPLFTKEDNYQIKTGLDFLFYGEKETKVPVRWKQYLATWSAIYPLSLLMPMMVLPVLRMFSIPVNRYFDGLVSTGCLVFLMIYLVMPNYTQLIKKWLYK, from the coding sequence ATGGAAAATCAGGGTGCATCTGTGGTTATTACCCATCACGTGGTAGATGGCAAACAGAAAGAATACGAACAATGGCTGAACGAAATTCTGCCACTTTCCAAAGGCGCAACAGGTTTTATAGACCTTCAGATTGTACGTCCGATTCCTACGCTCACTTTTTCCTATACGGTGATTATCCGTTTTGATACCATTGATCATCTTAGAAACTGGATGGAATCTTCTGACCGTAAAAAGCTCATCGATAAAGCACATCCTCTGTTTACCAAAGAAGACAATTATCAGATAAAAACAGGTCTCGATTTTCTTTTTTACGGCGAAAAAGAAACTAAAGTCCCTGTTCGATGGAAACAGTATCTCGCCACATGGTCGGCTATTTATCCTTTATCTTTACTTATGCCGATGATGGTGCTCCCGGTTTTAAGAATGTTCAGCATACCGGTCAACCGTTATTTTGATGGCCTAGTGAGCACCGGCTGCCTTGTCTTCCTGATGATTTATCTCGTTATGCCAAATTATACCCAACTCATCAAAAAATGGCTCTATAAATAG